One segment of Solanum stenotomum isolate F172 chromosome 1, ASM1918654v1, whole genome shotgun sequence DNA contains the following:
- the LOC125873868 gene encoding probable plastid-lipid-associated protein 4, chloroplastic: MATLCMSSSSLVKLHQISPFIHSSSPANPNLLRRSFFDHFTAVNYVPESLKLRARVSLFPFFFTKSEDTESLKQELLEAIAPLDRGAEATPEDQKLVDQIASKLEAANKVKEPLKSSLLNGKWELLYTTSQSILQTKVWSDLIFLMHISRS; encoded by the exons ATGGCTACTCTTTGTATGTCTTCATCTTCTTTAGTTAAACTTCACCAAATCTCCCCCTTTATTCATTCTTCTTCCCCAGCAAATCCAAATCTACTTCGGAGATCATTTTTCGATCATTTTACGGCCGTCAATTATGTACCGGAATCTTTGAAATTGAGGGCAAGGGTTTCCTTATTTCCGTTTTTCTTTACCAAAAGTGAAGACACTGAGAGCCTTAAGCAGGAGCTTCTCGAAGCCATAGCCCCACTTGATCGCGGTGCTGAGGCCACTCCTGAAGATCAAAAGCTTGTTGATCAG ATTGCAAGCAAACTTGAGGCAGCTAATAAAGTGAAGGAGCCCCTGAAGTCGAGCTTATTGAATGGAAAGTGGGAGCTTTTGTATACTACATCTCAATCAATTCTACAAACCAAGGTCTGGTCTGATCTTATCTTTCTTATGCACATTTCCAGAAGCTAA
- the LOC125873912 gene encoding nuclear transport factor 2-like, which yields MYQASPILIGGRQAAVEEKKSTSSRGNTRGRYPSGRGNGFRNDGVRGRGNYNGSGRGYNRGDFNGRSEFNNRGGNRGGSSNRGGGDGYQRSDNNGRMNRGGGGMANGTVKNMTPRISATA from the exons atgtATCAGGCTTCTCCAATTTTAATTGGTGGACGCCAAGCTGCCGTTGAAGAGAAGAAGTCTACCAGTTCTCGAG GTAACACTAGGGGTAGATATCCATCTGGAAGGGGTAATGGATTCAGGAATGATGGAGTACGTGGGCGAGGAAACTACAATGGAAGTGGGAGGGGCTATAATCGCGGTGATTTCAATGGAAGAAGTGAGTTCAACAACAGAGGTGGCAATCGCGGAGGGTCATCCAACCGTGGAGGTGGTGATGGCTATCAGCGAAGTGACAACAATGGGCGAATGAATCGTGGTGGTGGTGGTATGGCAAATGGAACTGTCAAAAATATGACACCACGGATTTCAGCTACAGCTTGA